From Miscanthus floridulus cultivar M001 chromosome 15, ASM1932011v1, whole genome shotgun sequence, the proteins below share one genomic window:
- the LOC136508364 gene encoding cyclin-T1-4-like — protein MLGCAIPSLSFLGNCCKTSDFSYHGVVDNGPNGFTQGRLQEATKLGPSWYFSRKELKENFSSRRDVNDWNKESNLRKSYCKFLQDLGKNMNCTIKQKKSKDTNSFSSDHGLHHLFDYLLAFKMMGSHLKETS, from the exons ATGCTAG GTTGTGCCATACCATCCCTTTCATTTCTTGGTAACTGTTGTAAAACCAG TGATTTTTCATATCATGGAGTTGTGGACAATGGCCCCAATGGATTTACCCAGGGCAGGCTTCAGGAAGCCACTAAACTTGGTCCATCATGGTATTTCAGTCGAAAGGAATTAAAGGAAAACTTTTCATCCAGAAGGGATGTCAATGATTGGAATAAAGAGTCGAACCTTAGAAAGTCATACTGCAAGTTTCTACAAGATTTGGGGAAAAACATGAATT GCACCATTAAGCAGAAGAAATCAAAGGACACTAATTCTTTCAGCAGTGATCACGGCCTGCACCATCTTTTTGACTATTTACTGGCTTTCAAAATGATGGGATCTCACCTGAAAGAAACTTCCTAG